In Saccharolobus solfataricus, a genomic segment contains:
- the cas6 gene encoding CRISPR-associated endoribonuclease Cas6 gives MFLSFSPTYSKITESKEPHKPLRITVIKDHGKPLYSTGKNKIVLKTENTYTFTVNTLLEDVVKEVVKTESVNKEIYNTKFHVELENIIVKEEFKINDARFYKIHFKTPTLLQPPRPSIKRKGNRYVLFPYVPLLFYSIASHWNRYMNNKIVGVTGSKTLYYFREVNYKIRPLTAYYGNIPNKGFVGWVLFELKARKGSNLRENIRRLLDYANYFGIGKSRNIGFGEVDVRPLE, from the coding sequence TTGTTCCTCTCCTTCTCCCCAACTTACTCAAAGATCACTGAAAGCAAGGAACCACACAAACCCTTAAGAATAACCGTAATAAAAGATCACGGCAAACCCTTATATTCCACGGGTAAAAATAAAATAGTGCTAAAGACTGAAAACACATACACATTTACCGTAAATACCCTATTAGAGGATGTGGTAAAGGAAGTGGTAAAGACCGAGAGTGTCAATAAGGAAATTTACAATACGAAATTTCACGTTGAGCTGGAAAACATTATAGTCAAAGAGGAGTTTAAGATTAATGATGCCAGATTCTACAAAATTCACTTTAAGACCCCAACACTCCTACAACCCCCGAGACCTAGTATCAAAAGAAAAGGCAATAGATACGTCTTGTTCCCTTACGTTCCACTCCTCTTTTACTCCATAGCCTCCCATTGGAATAGATACATGAATAACAAGATAGTTGGAGTAACTGGTAGCAAAACCCTATATTATTTTAGAGAAGTAAATTACAAGATAAGGCCTCTAACCGCATATTATGGGAACATACCTAATAAGGGATTTGTGGGATGGGTTTTATTTGAGTTAAAAGCTAGGAAGGGAAGCAATTTAAGGGAAAACATCAGAAGGCTCTTAGATTACGCAAATTACTTCGGTATAGGAAAAAGCAGAAATATAGGTTTTGGAGAAGTAGATGTAAGACCTTTGGAATAA